The Klebsiella sp. RIT-PI-d genomic sequence GGTCGTTACAGTAATGCACAAGTTGATGCATGGCTGACTCAGGCGCGTCAGAGCACCGATCCCGCCGCGCGTAAGCCGTTGTACGAAAACGTTGTTAAGCAACTGCAAAGCGATATGCCGATTGCCTATCTCTACTTTGAACCACGCATTTTTGGTCTGAATAAAAAAGTGCAGGGCTTTAAACCTTACCCGGACGGCATCGTGCGCGTCGCGGGTTTGACGCTGGCTCAATAACCGGCGCGTAAGGAGAAACCATGCTGGAACTGATATGCAAGCGTCTATTACTGGCGATCCCAACCTTACTGCTGGTCAGTATGATGGTCTTTGGGCTGCAAAAACTGCTACCGGGCGATCCGCTGATCGCCATGGCGGGAGAAGAGCGCGATCCGGCGGTTATTGCCCAGCTTCGGGCAGACCTGAACCTGGATGCGCCAATCCCGGTGCAGTATTACGACTGGCTGACCCGCGCCCTGCAGGGCGATCTTGGTTCGTCTTTACGTACTCATGAGCCGGTGACGCAGCTTATCGCCAGCAAACTGCCGGTGACGCTGGAATTGTCATTGCTGGCCATGATTATTGCACTGGTGTTCGGGATCGGCATGGGAATACTGGCCGCAGTCAATAAGAATAGCTGGATCGATCACGGTGCTAACTTTGTGGCCATCTCAGGGATCTCAATTCCGCACTTCTGGCTGGGTATTCTGCTGATTCTGGTGTTCTCGGTTAATTTGCAGTGGCTCCCCGCCTCAGGCTTTGTGCCGTTTGGTGAAGATCCGCTGCAAAACCTGCGCACGCTACTGCTGCCTGCGTCAGTACTGGGAACGGGGCTTGCGGCCACGCTGATGCGCCATACCCGGGCGTCGATGATATCGGTACTGAAAGCCGATTATATTCGTACCGCGCGGGCTAAAGGGCTGCTGCCGAAAGCGGTGATCCTCAAGCACGCTTTTCGTAACGCGCTGGTGCCGGTCATCACCCTGACCACGCTGCTGTTTGGTGAGCTGCTGGGCGGCGCGGTGCTTACCGAGCAGGTATTTACTATCCCGGGTTTTGGCAAAATGATCGTCGATTCCGTTTTCAACCGTGATTACGCGGTGGTGCAGGGCGTGGTATTGATTGTGGCAATAGGTTTTCTGCTGCTCAATCTGCTTGCCGATGTGCTCTACGTCCTTATTAACCCGAAAATGCGAGGCTAACCATGGCGGAACTTTCAACGCAAAATGTCGCGGTGGCAACCCCGCGTGCGCAGAATCGGGTGATGAAAAAATTTCTTGCCAATAGAAGCGCCATGATCGGAGCGATTATTGTCGGGATCTTCGTGGTAATCGCGCTGCTGGCACCGTGGATCGCGCCATTTGATCCGGTAAAGGCTAACTTTCTGGCGGTGCGTAAACCGCCATCAGAGCTTTACTGGTTCGGCACTGATGAACTGGGTCGTGACATCCTGTCGCGTATTATCTGGGGAGCGCGCACCTCGCTGATGGCCGGGTGTGTCTCGGTGATGATTGCCGTCGTTATCGGGGTACCGCTTGGCCTGGTAGCGGGTTATTTTCAGGGGATATGGGACGGCATTATTTCTCGTTTCATTGAGGCGCTGCTGGCCTGCCCATTTTTGATCATGGCGATTGCATTAGGCGCATTTTTAGGCCCGAGCCTGAGTAATGCCATGATCGCTATCGGTCTGTCTGCGATGCCGATCTTCGCCCGGCTAACGCGAGGGCAGGTGATCGCGATCCGCAGTGAAGAGTATATTGATGGCGCGCGTGCCATCGGTCTGCCGGATCGCTGGATCATCGTGAAATATGTGCTGCCAAACGTGATGTCGCCAATTCTCGTGCAGGCAACGCTGGCCATTGCATCGGCGATTATTGCTGAAGCCAGCTTGTCTTTTTTAGGACTGGGTCAGCAACCGCCTAATCCCTCATGGGGATCCATGCTCAACACGGCGAAGGGTTTTCTTGAACAGGCCGCGTGGATGTCTATTTTTCCCGGCGTGGCTATTTTCCTTGCGGTGCAAGGTTTCAATCTACTCGGCGACGGGCTGCGCGATGCGCTCGATCCGCGCCACGACTAAGGAGTCATGATGACCAAAGCACTTGATTTTTCCACCGGTTACGCCTCACAACGTCCACCTGTAATGGGACGTAACGCCGTGGCGACCTCTCAGCCGCTGGCGGCACAGGCCGGAATGCGAATGCTGCAACTGGGCGGAAATGCGGTGGATGCGGCTATTGCAACGGCGATGGCGCTTACCGTCGTTGAGCCGACCGGCTGCGGTATCGGTAGTGATGCATTTGCCATTGTCTGGGATGGAAAAAAACTGCACGGCCTGAACGCATCCGGGCGCTCGCCTGCCAGCTGGCACGCCGATCTCTTCGCCGGTAAAACGGCAGTGCCTGAAATTGGCTGGGATGCGGTAACCGTACCGGGCGCGGTATCCGGCTGGGTGGCGCTGGCTGAGCGGTTTGGTACGCTGCCGCTGACCACGCTGGCGCAACCGGCTATTGAATATGCGCGCGACGGTTTCCCGGTATCCCCGCTTATTGGCCACTTATGGCAGCGCGGCTATAACAAACTGAAAGACCAGCCGGGGTTTAGCGCCTGCTTTGCGCCAGAAGGGCGCGCACCGCGTGTCGGCGAGATTTTCCGCAATCCGGCGCAGGCGAAAACCCTGGAGCTGATTGCCCAAACTCAGGGTGAAGCGTTCTATCGCGGCGAGCTGGCACAGAAAATCGCCGCCTTTGCCGCCGAGCATGGCGCGCATCTGACGGCAGACGATCTGGCAGATCATCGTGTGGATTGGGTCGATCTGTTATCGCGGGATTTTGCCGGTGGATCGGTACAGGAGTTACCGCCTAACGGACAGGGGATCGCCACGCTTATCGCGCTGGGCATTCTGGAGAACTGCGATATTGGCCGCTACGATCCGGATTCAGTACAGTCGTTACATCTTTCCATTGAGGCGATGAAACTGGCGCTTGCCGATCTGGATCGTTATGTTGCCGATGAAGCGCATATGGAGTTTGCTGCGAAGACGCTGCTGAGCGATAGCTATTTGCAATCCCGCGCCGCGCTGATTGATCCGGATAAGGCATCGGATTTCACCTACGGTTCGCCAACCCAGAGCGGCACGGTTTATCTTTCTACGGCCGATGCCAGCGGCATGATGGTGTCATTTATTCAGTCGAACTTTATGGGGTTTGGCTCCGGCGTTGTGGTACCGGATACCGGAATTAGCCTGCAAAATCGCGGCTGCGGTTTTGTTCTCGATCCTGCGCACCCCAACGCGCTGGCTGGTAGCAAACGCCCGTTTCATACCATCATTCCAGGTTTTGCGATGGACGGAAACGGTCAGCCGCTTATGTCATTTGGCGTGATGGGCGGGCCGATGCAGGCGCAGGGACATATGCAAATGGCATTGCGGATTATGTTGCACGGCCAGAATCCGCAGGCCGCCATTGACGCGCCGCGCTGGCGAGTGGTGCAGGGCAGGGAGGTTGTCGTCGAATCGACCTTCAGTCGCAATGTGATCGCCGGACTGCGCGAGCGTGGCCATCAGGTTACGGTAGAAGATCCGTTGCAGGAGTACAATTTCGGCGGCGCGCAGATCATTTATCGCCTGCCGGAGGGGCATTATGTGGCGGCGAGTGAAAGCCGTAAAGATGGACAGGCGCTGGTGAGCTAACCGATCGCCGCGGTGCCGTCATGCCCGGTGGCGCTTACGCATACCGGGCCTGCGGTATCTATTAATTCTCCCTCAGGGAGAGGGCAGGGGTGAGGGTGGTTTATCCGCTAAGACTAAACGGATCGGCATCCTGCCATGCCGGGAATTTCTCCCGATACTCTTTCAGCGCCGTCAAAGACAGTTCCGCGTCAATCCGCGTGGCTTTATGCGGTTCGGCAGAGGCCAGGATCTCCCCTTGCGGCGTGATCACCCGACTGTCACCGCGATAATGATGACCGTTACCATCGGTGCCAACGCGGTTACAGCCCAGTACATACGCCTGATTTTCTATGGCCCGCGCCGTTAATAGTGCCTGCCAGTGTAGCGAACGTGGCGCTGGCCAGTTGGCAACATACAGTGCCAGATCATAATCATTACGATTACGTGACCATAGCGGAAATCGCAGGTCGTAGCAGACCAGCGGTAAAATACGCCAGCCGCGCCATTCAACGATTACTCGTTCAATGCCTGCCTCATAATGAAGATGTTCTTCAGCCATACGGAACAGGTGACGCTTATCGTAAAAATGTACCTTTCCCTCTGGTTCAACAAGCAGAAAACGGTTAACCGGCCCACGTTCACTTTGTAGCGCAGCACTACCGGCAATGAGCGCATTGGTCTGGCGGGCTTTCTCATGCATCCAGGCGACGACAGCGTCTTGCGACAGCGACTGCTGAGCTGCCTGCATGGCGAAACCGGTGGTAAACATTTCCGGCAGCACAATAACGTCGCGCCCGGCGATCCCTTCCAGCTGGCGATCAAAATGTCGCAGGTTAGCCGGTCCGTCCATCCAGACCAGCGGCTGTTGTAATAGCGTTACTTTCAGGCCAGGCACAATCGTACTCCTCGTTTGACGTCCTTTACTCACTCTAGCATGGCGCAGAAAATAAAAAACCCCGCCTGAGCGGGGTGAAAAAAGTGACAGATTGTTATGCCGCTTCAGGTTTACGCAACGTGACCGGCGGCTTTTTTACCGGCTGCGTCGCCAGCGCATCAGGCTCAAAATCGTCAACGTTAATACTGCGTAAACGGCTCTCTTCAGCTTTAATCAGCAGAGCCGCTTCATCCTGATCGATAAGCCCTTTCGCCAGCGCATTTTTTGCCAGCGCGTCCAGACGGGTAAACGGCAGATTTTTACCCAGTTCTTTACAGATGCGTTGATGAACAGGATCGGCCGCCATTACATCGCGCAGCGCCGCTTCCAGCAAGCCCACCGGGTTATGCTCGTCCGGGGTCAGATACTGACCGCGACCAATGCGTGACCGGGTGGCGCACGGCGTTTGCAGGATCTGCGCGACCTTATGATCGAGTTTGTCAGACGGTGCATCGTAGTGGCGACCGGTCGGGAAAATGGTCGCCCCCAGCAAACCGGCAACCGCGCGATTGGGGAAGTTACGCAGCAGTTCACCCATCGCGATTTCGGCCTGATTCAGCGCATCCTGCACGCCCCAGTGCACCAGCGGCAAATCAGCCTCATGACGGCCTTCGTCGTCATAGCGCTTAAGCACGGCAGATGCGAGATAAAGCTGGCTCAGCACGTCGCCGAGACGAGCTGAAATGCGTTCACGACGCTTCAGACTGCCGCCGAGAACCGCCATCGATACGTCAGAAAGCAGGGCCAGGTTGGCACTCAAACGGTTGAGGTGCTGATAATAACGTTTTGTCGCATCCTGCGCTGGTGAGCTACTGGTCAGGCCGCGCGTCAGCCCCAGCCAGACGCTACGCACCAGATTCGATCCGACATGACCGACATGTTTGAACAGCAGAGTATCAAACGCATTCGCATCGTTATTCTGCGCGGCGGCCATTTCATCCAGCACGTACGGGTGACAGCGGATCGCGCCCTGACCGAAGATCATCATGCTGCGGGTCAGGATGTTCGCGCCTTCTACCGTGATCGCAATCGGCGCGCCCTGGTAGGCTCGGGCCAGGAAATTGCCTTCGCCCAGCATAATTCCTTTTCCGCCGGTAATATCCATGGCGTCAATGATTGCGCGCTGCCCACGGTGGGTACAATGATATTTAACAATTGCCGACAGAACCGCCGGTTTCTCACCGAGCATAATCCCGTAGGTAATTAATGATGCGGCCGCATCCATTACGTAAGCATTCCCGGCAATACGTGCCAGCGGCTCCTCAATACCTTCCATTTTACCAATCGATACTTTGAACTGGCGGCGGATATGCGCATAGGCACCGGTCGCCATTGCCGCTGATTTCAGGCCGCCCGTTGAGTTTGATGGCAGGGTGATCCCGCGTCCTACGGACAGGCACTCAACCAGCATCCGCCATCCCTGACCGGCCATTTTGGGGCCGCCAATAATGTAATCGATCGGTACAAAGACGTCCTGACCGCGCGTTGGCCCATTCTGGAACGGCACGTTAAGCGGGAAATGGCGACGGCCAATCTCGACGCCCGGTGTGGCGGTTGGAATTAACGCGCAGGTGATACCGGGGTTTTCTTCCCCGCCCAGTAGTTTATCGGGGTCGGTCAGTTTGAATGCCAGGCCCAGCACGGTCGCGATCGGCGCGAGGGTGATATAACGTTTGTTCCAGGTCAGACGCATACCCAGAACCTGCTCTCCCTGCCAGTCACCCATACAGACGACACCGGTATCCGGGATCGCACCGGCATCAGAACCCGCTTCAGGACTGGTCAGCGCAAAGCAGGGGATCTCCTGCCCACGCGCCAGGCGCGGCAGATAATGATTTTTCTGTTCTTCAGTACCGTAATGCTGCAACAGTTCGCCCGGGCCTAATGAGTTCGGTACGCCTACGGTGATGGCCAGAATACCGGATACGCCGGAGAGCTTTTGCAGTACGCGAGACTGGGCATAAGCCGAGAATTCCAGGCCGCCGTACTCTTTTTTGATGATCATCGCGAAGAAGCGATGCTCTTTCAGAAATGCCCACAGCTCCGGCGGTAAATCGGCCAGTTCATGGGTAATTTCAAAGTCGTTTGCCATGCGACAGGCTTCTTCCGTCGGGCCATCGATAAAGGCCTGCTCTTCGGCGGTCAACTGCGGTTGCGGATAGCTGTGCAGCTTTTTCCAGTCCGGCGTGCCGCGAAACAGATCGCCTTCCCACCAGGTTGTACCGGCATCAATGGCCTCTTTTTCAGTACGCGACATTGGCGGCATGACTTTACGGAAGCTGCGAAATGCCGGGACGGAAATCATCGATTTACGCACGGGCTTCACATTCAGCGGCAGCAACAGCAGCGCGACCGGCAACAGCATCCACAGCGACCAGAGGCCAGCAGCACCCAGCGCTGCCGTCCACGCCAGCAGGATCAGGCTGCTCAGCGCTAAGCTGACCCGATGATAGAACAGCACGCCTGTCAGAATAACGGTTGCAATAATACTCAAAATCATCATAACGAAAAGCTCCCTGGCTTGTAGGAGGTCTGACCACTTGTGATGATATGGTTGTAGTGGATGTTATTTTTTTTATCAATGTGTTTACAATATAATTACAACCTTGCTCACATTGTTGCCGATTTTAAACGCACGGATAATCAAAACAGCCATTAATCGTACCGGCTTATACTTCCCGCTTTTGGTGCGATTGAGTACACTGCACCTTATCATTTTCATAAAAGCTGAAGGATGTGCTCATGTACCAGGATCTGATCCGTAATGAACTGAACGAAGCGGCGGAGACGCTGGCTAACTTTCTGAAAGATGAAGCCAACATTCACGCTATCCAGCGTGCAGCGGTGCTGCTGGCGGACAGCTTCAAGGCGGGTGGCAAGGTGCTCTCTTGCGGTAATGGCGGTTCTCATTGCGATGCGATGCATTTTGCGGAAGAGCTGACCGGGCGCTACCGGGAAAATCGTCCTGGCTATCCGGCTATTGCCATTTCTGACGTCAGCCACATTTCCTGCGTCGGCAATGATTTTGGCTACGATCATATTTTTTCCCGCTATGTTGAAGCGGTAGGTCGTGAAGGTGACGTGCTGCTGGGGATTTCCACCTCCGGTAACTCTGCTAACGTTATTAAAGCGATTGAAGCGGCTCGCGAGAAGGGTATGAAGGTCATTACTCTGACGGGTAAAGACGGCGGTAAGATGGCCGGTTCAGCAGATATTGAAATTCGCGTGCCGCATTTTGGTTATGCCGATCGCGTTCAGGAGATCCATATCAAAGTGATCCATATCCTGATCCAGCTTATTGAAAAAGAGATGGTTAAAGCCTGATTTTACGGAGTAACCTGCACGGGTGTATGAGGTGAGCTATGTGTGAATTGCTCGGGATGAGCGCCAACGTGCCAACGGATATCTGCTTTAGTTTTTCCGGGCTTGTTCAGCGTGGAGGCGGGACCGGGCCGCATAAAGACGGCTGGGGGATCACCTTTTACGAAGGTAAGGGCTGTCGCACATTTAAAGATCCGCAGCCGAGCTTTAACTCACCGATCGCTAAACTGGTGCAGGATTATCCCATCAAGTCCTGCTCCGTAGTGGCGCATATTCGCCAGGCGAACCGGGGAGAAGTGGCGCTGGAAAATACCCATCCGTTCACCCGCGAGTTGTGGGGACGCAACTGGACCTACGCGCATAACGGGCAAATGACCGGGTATAAATCGCTTGAAACGGGTATGTTTCGTCCGGTCGGCGATACCGACAGTGAAAAAGCCTTTTGCTGGCTATTGTATAAGTTGACCCAGCGCTATCCACGCACGCCGGGCAATATGCTGGCGGTGTTTAAGTACATTGCGACACTGGCCGCAGAGATGCGTCAGAAAGGGGTGTTCAATATGCTGCTGTCGGACGGGCGTTATGTGATGGCGTTCTGCTCGACCAATCTGTACTGGATCACCCGACGCGCACCGTTTGGCCGGGCCACGCTTATCGATCAGGACATGGAAATCGATTTTCAGCGGGAAACCACACCTGATGATGTGGTTTCCGTGATCGCCACTCAGCCGTTGACCGGCAATGAAACCTGGCAACGAATTATGCCAGGCGAGTGGGCGCTATTTTGTCTCGGTGAGCGAGTAGTTTGACGCCAGCTGCGGATGCACAATTTCGTGGCTTAGCGGCTTGCTGACTACGTAGCGGCCATCAACAACTGAAACCATCGGCGGCTGCTGCGTTTGTGCGAAGTAGTCGTAACCCGGTTTCAGTTGCTTCCAGAAATCGTTATACGTGGAATACTTATGGCGCTGCATATTGGCATCGGTCATACGGAACGGATAAATACTGACCTGCACCACCGGCTGACCAAAGACCAGCGCACCGGTGACAAACTGGAAAATTTCGTCAATACCAGAGTCGGTCATTGCATAGCAGCCAATTGACACGCAGTTGCCGTGGATCATCAGATACTTGCCTTCATAGCCATGCGCGCGATCGAACGCGTTCGGAAAACCAATATTAATGGCTTTATAGAAGCGGCTATCGGGTTTGAGCTGGCTACGCTGGACAGAATAGAAGCCTTCGGGGCTTTTAAAATCGCCCTGACGCTGTTTAGGCCCCAATCCGCCGGAATACTTGCAGATTTGGTAGCTATCAAGAAGTTGGTATTTTTCGCCCATTTTGACGTAGAGATCGAGGGCGCGCTCTTCCTTGAAGATCTGGATATAGACCGGCGACCCCATTAACTGCTGCTTATACTCTTTATTCACCGGCGTACCTGAACCGGTCAGACCGGCAAAAGAGACGCATGGCATCAGAAGCATCGCAAGAAAAAATGCGATTATGCGCATACTGCTTATTCCTTGATAAACGTTACCACATTGCCAGAACGGCAAAAGAGACCCGAAATCAGACTTGTCTGGATTAGGAGCGCTCACATTAGCACCACCGTAATTTTTCGCAAGCCTGACGTGCAGCGTTTACAATTTAGTTTGCGTTTACGTGCTGTTTTGCATGTCTGGCGGCGCTGCGCGCGGGTTACACGCAGGCGGGTAAACAGATTTCTCAAAGCGTGAATGCCACTGTATACTTAACCAGTGGCCGGCGAGGGAACCTGATGCGTAAAATCATACATGTCGATATGGACTGCTTCTATGCGGCGGTAGAGATGCGCGATAATCCGGCGCTGCGTGATGTTCCGCTGGCAATTGGCGGCAGCCGCGAACGCCGTGGCGTAATCAGTACCGCAAATTATCCGGCGCGTAAATTTGGCGTACGCAGCGCGATGTCCACTGCAATGGCGCTGAAGCTTTGCCCTCACTTAACGTTGCTTCCGGGGCGGTTTGATGCCTATCGGGAAGCCTCCGAACATATCCGGGACATTTTTTCGCGTTATACCTCGCTTATCGAACCGCTCTCGCTGGATGAAGCTTACCTTGATGTGACCGACAGCCTTCATTGCCACGGCTCAGCCACGCTAATGGCGCAGGCGATCCGTAAAACAATCAATGATGAACTGGATCTCACGGCCTCGGCGGGCATTGCGCCCATCAAGTTTCTCGCCAAAATCGCCTCCGATCTGAATAAGCCCAACGGCCAATATGTGATTACGCCTCAAGATGTACCCGGTTTTTTAAAAACGTTGCCGCTGAGTAAAATACCCGGCGTCGGTAAAGTTTCTGCCGCGAAGCTTGAGAATATGGGGCTGCGCACCTGTGAAGATGTGCAAAATAGCGATCTGGCCCTGCTGTTAAAACGCTTTGGTAAATTTGGCCGGGTGTTATGGGAGCGTAGCCAGGGCATCGACGATCGGGCGATTGATAACGAGCGGTTAAGAAAGTCGGTGGGCGTTGAGCGCACGCTGGCAGAAGATATTCACCAGTGGCCAGAATGCGAGGCTATTATTGAGCGCCTGTATCCGGAGCTGGAAAGTCGGCTGGCAAAAGTAAAGCCCGATCTCCTTATTGCCCGTCAGGGGGTAAAACTCAAGTTTACTGATTTTCAGCAGACGACGCAGGAGCACGTCTGGCCAAAGCTGAATAAAGACGACCTGATTGCCACCGCACGTAAAACCTGGAACGAGCGCCGCAACGGGCGAGGTGTCCGGCTGGTGGGGCTGCACGTGACGCTGCTCGATCCGCAGCTGGAAAGGCAGCTACTTTTGGGCCTGTAACAGCTAACGGATTTTATCGCTTATAAACGCGATAGTGTGCTGACAGTTTTTTTGGACGTGACGTGCTCTATGACGATCCTGCAACATTTCCACTGGGCAGGCTCGAGCAGGTAGCACATATCCATTCTGTGTCCGGTATTAACGCTGAAAACGTTCGAAAGAAAGGCGTGTACGCATAAAAATGAACCCGATAAGTACGGCTACCGGGTTCATCATTATTACACGCAGCGTAAGGCGATTACTTCTGCGGAATGGCTTTCAGCAGTTCTGTCAGCAGCGTCCAGTACTGGCCCACGCTTTCAATATGAACCTGTTCATCCGGCGAGTGTGGGCCGGTAATTGTTGGCCCAATAGACACCATATCCATTTCCGGGTACGGCTTTTTGAACAGGCCGCATTCCAGACCGGCGTGGATCACCTGAATATTCGGTACTTTATCAAACAGGCGTTGATAGGTTTCACGCACCAGCTGCATAACCGGTGAATTTGCATCCGGCTGCCAGCCCGGATAGCCACCTTTCGGCTGGGTTTTCGCGCCGGCCAGCTTGCCCAGAGATTCCAGCATACTGACTACGTAGTCTTTACCGCTGTCAATAAGCGAGCGGATCAGGCAGTGAATTTCAACATTGTCATCGGTCATGGTAACCACACCCACGTTCAGTGAGGTCTCAACCACGCCTTTCGCCACGTCGGAATTACGGATCACGCCGTTTGGTGTTGCGTTCAGCAGCTGAACGAAACGGTCACGGGACTGCGCGTTAAGCGCGCCTTTATCGGTCGTGGCCGGTTCCAGCACCAGGTTCAGATTCTTTTCTTTAATCGACAGCTCGTTTTTCAGGATGTCGAGATAAGTAGTAACCTGTGCTTTTAATGCATCCACTTTATCAGCAGCGACAGCCACGGTCGCAAACGCTTCACGCGGGATCGCATTACGCAGGGTGCCGCCGTTAAAATCAACCAGACGCAGATCTAACTCTGCGGCGTGAACGGCCAAAAAGCGCGCCAGCAGTTTATTGGCGTTGCCCAGACCTAAGTGGATATCGCCGCC encodes the following:
- a CDS encoding ABC transporter permease, whose translation is MLELICKRLLLAIPTLLLVSMMVFGLQKLLPGDPLIAMAGEERDPAVIAQLRADLNLDAPIPVQYYDWLTRALQGDLGSSLRTHEPVTQLIASKLPVTLELSLLAMIIALVFGIGMGILAAVNKNSWIDHGANFVAISGISIPHFWLGILLILVFSVNLQWLPASGFVPFGEDPLQNLRTLLLPASVLGTGLAATLMRHTRASMISVLKADYIRTARAKGLLPKAVILKHAFRNALVPVITLTTLLFGELLGGAVLTEQVFTIPGFGKMIVDSVFNRDYAVVQGVVLIVAIGFLLLNLLADVLYVLINPKMRG
- a CDS encoding ABC transporter permease, which gives rise to MAELSTQNVAVATPRAQNRVMKKFLANRSAMIGAIIVGIFVVIALLAPWIAPFDPVKANFLAVRKPPSELYWFGTDELGRDILSRIIWGARTSLMAGCVSVMIAVVIGVPLGLVAGYFQGIWDGIISRFIEALLACPFLIMAIALGAFLGPSLSNAMIAIGLSAMPIFARLTRGQVIAIRSEEYIDGARAIGLPDRWIIVKYVLPNVMSPILVQATLAIASAIIAEASLSFLGLGQQPPNPSWGSMLNTAKGFLEQAAWMSIFPGVAIFLAVQGFNLLGDGLRDALDPRHD
- a CDS encoding gamma-glutamyltransferase family protein — protein: MTKALDFSTGYASQRPPVMGRNAVATSQPLAAQAGMRMLQLGGNAVDAAIATAMALTVVEPTGCGIGSDAFAIVWDGKKLHGLNASGRSPASWHADLFAGKTAVPEIGWDAVTVPGAVSGWVALAERFGTLPLTTLAQPAIEYARDGFPVSPLIGHLWQRGYNKLKDQPGFSACFAPEGRAPRVGEIFRNPAQAKTLELIAQTQGEAFYRGELAQKIAAFAAEHGAHLTADDLADHRVDWVDLLSRDFAGGSVQELPPNGQGIATLIALGILENCDIGRYDPDSVQSLHLSIEAMKLALADLDRYVADEAHMEFAAKTLLSDSYLQSRAALIDPDKASDFTYGSPTQSGTVYLSTADASGMMVSFIQSNFMGFGSGVVVPDTGISLQNRGCGFVLDPAHPNALAGSKRPFHTIIPGFAMDGNGQPLMSFGVMGGPMQAQGHMQMALRIMLHGQNPQAAIDAPRWRVVQGREVVVESTFSRNVIAGLRERGHQVTVEDPLQEYNFGGAQIIYRLPEGHYVAASESRKDGQALVS
- a CDS encoding amidohydrolase encodes the protein MPGLKVTLLQQPLVWMDGPANLRHFDRQLEGIAGRDVIVLPEMFTTGFAMQAAQQSLSQDAVVAWMHEKARQTNALIAGSAALQSERGPVNRFLLVEPEGKVHFYDKRHLFRMAEEHLHYEAGIERVIVEWRGWRILPLVCYDLRFPLWSRNRNDYDLALYVANWPAPRSLHWQALLTARAIENQAYVLGCNRVGTDGNGHHYRGDSRVITPQGEILASAEPHKATRIDAELSLTALKEYREKFPAWQDADPFSLSG
- the fadE gene encoding acyl-CoA dehydrogenase FadE, which encodes MMILSIIATVILTGVLFYHRVSLALSSLILLAWTAALGAAGLWSLWMLLPVALLLLPLNVKPVRKSMISVPAFRSFRKVMPPMSRTEKEAIDAGTTWWEGDLFRGTPDWKKLHSYPQPQLTAEEQAFIDGPTEEACRMANDFEITHELADLPPELWAFLKEHRFFAMIIKKEYGGLEFSAYAQSRVLQKLSGVSGILAITVGVPNSLGPGELLQHYGTEEQKNHYLPRLARGQEIPCFALTSPEAGSDAGAIPDTGVVCMGDWQGEQVLGMRLTWNKRYITLAPIATVLGLAFKLTDPDKLLGGEENPGITCALIPTATPGVEIGRRHFPLNVPFQNGPTRGQDVFVPIDYIIGGPKMAGQGWRMLVECLSVGRGITLPSNSTGGLKSAAMATGAYAHIRRQFKVSIGKMEGIEEPLARIAGNAYVMDAAASLITYGIMLGEKPAVLSAIVKYHCTHRGQRAIIDAMDITGGKGIMLGEGNFLARAYQGAPIAITVEGANILTRSMMIFGQGAIRCHPYVLDEMAAAQNNDANAFDTLLFKHVGHVGSNLVRSVWLGLTRGLTSSSPAQDATKRYYQHLNRLSANLALLSDVSMAVLGGSLKRRERISARLGDVLSQLYLASAVLKRYDDEGRHEADLPLVHWGVQDALNQAEIAMGELLRNFPNRAVAGLLGATIFPTGRHYDAPSDKLDHKVAQILQTPCATRSRIGRGQYLTPDEHNPVGLLEAALRDVMAADPVHQRICKELGKNLPFTRLDALAKNALAKGLIDQDEAALLIKAEESRLRSINVDDFEPDALATQPVKKPPVTLRKPEAA
- the lpcA gene encoding D-sedoheptulose 7-phosphate isomerase; this encodes MYQDLIRNELNEAAETLANFLKDEANIHAIQRAAVLLADSFKAGGKVLSCGNGGSHCDAMHFAEELTGRYRENRPGYPAIAISDVSHISCVGNDFGYDHIFSRYVEAVGREGDVLLGISTSGNSANVIKAIEAAREKGMKVITLTGKDGGKMAGSADIEIRVPHFGYADRVQEIHIKVIHILIQLIEKEMVKA
- a CDS encoding class II glutamine amidotransferase; translation: MCELLGMSANVPTDICFSFSGLVQRGGGTGPHKDGWGITFYEGKGCRTFKDPQPSFNSPIAKLVQDYPIKSCSVVAHIRQANRGEVALENTHPFTRELWGRNWTYAHNGQMTGYKSLETGMFRPVGDTDSEKAFCWLLYKLTQRYPRTPGNMLAVFKYIATLAAEMRQKGVFNMLLSDGRYVMAFCSTNLYWITRRAPFGRATLIDQDMEIDFQRETTPDDVVSVIATQPLTGNETWQRIMPGEWALFCLGERVV
- the dpaA gene encoding peptidoglycan meso-diaminopimelic acid protein amidase → MRIIAFFLAMLLMPCVSFAGLTGSGTPVNKEYKQQLMGSPVYIQIFKEERALDLYVKMGEKYQLLDSYQICKYSGGLGPKQRQGDFKSPEGFYSVQRSQLKPDSRFYKAINIGFPNAFDRAHGYEGKYLMIHGNCVSIGCYAMTDSGIDEIFQFVTGALVFGQPVVQVSIYPFRMTDANMQRHKYSTYNDFWKQLKPGYDYFAQTQQPPMVSVVDGRYVVSKPLSHEIVHPQLASNYSLTETK
- the dinB gene encoding DNA polymerase IV, with translation MRKIIHVDMDCFYAAVEMRDNPALRDVPLAIGGSRERRGVISTANYPARKFGVRSAMSTAMALKLCPHLTLLPGRFDAYREASEHIRDIFSRYTSLIEPLSLDEAYLDVTDSLHCHGSATLMAQAIRKTINDELDLTASAGIAPIKFLAKIASDLNKPNGQYVITPQDVPGFLKTLPLSKIPGVGKVSAAKLENMGLRTCEDVQNSDLALLLKRFGKFGRVLWERSQGIDDRAIDNERLRKSVGVERTLAEDIHQWPECEAIIERLYPELESRLAKVKPDLLIARQGVKLKFTDFQQTTQEHVWPKLNKDDLIATARKTWNERRNGRGVRLVGLHVTLLDPQLERQLLLGL